The sequence below is a genomic window from Plectropomus leopardus isolate mb unplaced genomic scaffold, YSFRI_Pleo_2.0 unplaced_scaffold26780, whole genome shotgun sequence.
GCTCTTTCTGTTAATCTTTCAAAGCGAGACATGAATGATGGTTttgtgcagacacacagacggacGCTGAACACGCGTCCACACCAGGTCATGTTAAAGTCACGTGTTCAGGGAGGAAAAGGTTAACCTGCAGATCACAGAGTAAAACATGACTGCTGACTGTGGGCAGATATTTGAACCAGCAGGCGATAAAACTTTCACTACTGATATTTAATTTCTCCTCGTGTTGTTAAATTTGTGTGCAtcatttttaagtcttttttttagtaCGTTTTTTTTCCCTCGTTTCACCTAAACTTCAACAGCTGAGGTGTTCCTGCACCGCAACGTGAACCTCAATATTGAgtgaatattttcaaattcagaACTAGCTGGAACAAATATCTTCCCACCGCTGATCCTCAGACGCAGGACGACTCCTGAGAAGAGAAGTTACTCAAGTTACTGGACAGCTGCTGTACGTGAGCGTCTGAAGACTCCTGAAGCTGCGGGACGGAGGACGACAAAgacgatgacgatgacgatgacgatgaggaggaggaggaggaggaggaggaggaggtggaggtttTAGTCTTTAGTTTCAGTGTCTTACCGTTGTGAGCCTCTCCGGTGACGGTGCCCTCCCCGGCCGGGTTTCCGTCCTGGTCGCGCCACTTCCAGTCGATGCCGCGGACGACCCGCGCCCCCGGGACGATGTACTTCATCACCTGGGAACGAAAGAGGCGGCGCTGGCGACGCAGGTTGGCCTCCGCCTCCTTCACAGCTTTACCTGAAGGGACGgggacagagacactgaggtTAAGATTAAACGGTCAACTGATGTCCTTCTGAAAGAGAGACAAGTCAACAGGGACGCAGAGACAAAGAGGACAAACTAATACAGGAAAATGTGACGAGTGAAGCTCCTGGACTCAAATCTGGATCAGCACATTTTGAGCTCATGACACTTTCAGAAATAATTTCAAAGCCAGCAGCTgacaaaaactataaaattataataaaataatataataagaaaaagaaatcaattttaaaaatatatgtgtgaCAGCAGTTCATTATTTTGAGCATTAATATTGTGCAGACTTTGTCAAAATTTTCCTAAAACTACAAACGTCTTCTACACattaaaaaatttaacatttcacaagttttttaagagttttaaaaaactcaGTCGCGTATTTTTCTTCACTGTCCCGCTTAATGCGAACATATttattgagtgaaaaaaaaaaaacctgtttctGTCTAGCGAACCTTCATTGGGTATTTatagagaaaagagaagaaaagtgaATTAAATGGACCACTGCAAAAACAATCCGAACTCAGGCAGCGAAACTCGGATTTACGGTTCCCATCTCGTATTAACCGAACCTAAATATCAAAACACTGCACTAAAGTATAAAAcctacaagtaaaagtacattatacatatatttacatgtgCGGGACACAGTCCGGGACAGTGAGAGGGACAGTGTGCGGGACGGTGTGCGGGACACGTCCGGGACAGTGAGAGGGACAGTGTGCGGGATGGTGCGCAGGACACTGTCCAGGACAGTGAGAGGGACAGTGTGCAGGATGGTGTGCAGGACACTGTCCAGGACAGTGTCCTCCTCCACCTGTCACACATTCAGCTGTGTCAGAATTTTTTGCTCTGAACAGCTTGACTGGattttgtttatgcaaaatgactaaacaataaagaaagaaaagctcctaaaatgcaccaaacagtccctgagggttaacCCCGTCCCGTGCAGACGGCGGCTCTCACCCAGCTGGTCCTCGCAGACGGCGGTGACGGTGCCGTACAGCTCCAGTCCGGACAGAGACAGGTAGTGCGTCTGTCCGCTGGCGTTCTTCCCCATCTGCTTGATGCGGATGTGTCTCCAGCCCTGCTTCTCCTCTTTGGACGGGTCCAGAGGCCACGTGGCCGTCGACCTGagagacacacgcacacaaacggTCAGATGAGAACTGAACTCGGTCTCGTGCCGTATATGACCTTCTGTAAACATGAACAGCTGGACAGAAACGATCGATCACAGCAGGTGATTATCGATCAGTTTGCGTGCACGGAGGAGCGTCGTACCCCGGCTCGTTGAGGCTGCAGTCGTCTACGTGTGTGTACAGAGTCGTCCAGTTCTGACCGTCCTTCGACACCTGAAACACCCAGTTCCTGAGCGCAGAGCGTCCGTAACCCCTGCAGCAGGAGGACACGACAGAAGACAGTTTTCCTAACGATGGTTTTATTGATTATCCAGCAAGTTTTAGGATGTCGGCGATCTGTTCTGTCTCAGGTTTAacaggtgtgtttgatttattacCTGGCGTGTCTCAGCGTGTACGCCGAGGGGATGACCCAGAGGCCGAGGTCGACGGCGAACCAGGCGTTCTTGTCGTCGTTGGTGTGGCAGTTGAGGGCGGAGCTATCCCGACTCAGGATGTCCTCCAGCCGCCCATAGGGGAGGTTCCGCCcctctgatgatgtcacaacCACCAGGCCGTAGGCGGCGGGGTTCACCCACTCATAGGCCGTCCTGGGTCGGACAAATCAGATTTGAACAGTTTAAATAAGCAGATTAAAGTCTTTGGACTGAGGACGTGTGAAGGGACAGACTCGTTTTTATAGAATATGCACAAAACCATCAGGCTCCTGcagatttggacatttttaatgcCGCATACCAATTTTACAGGAAccaaaaaaagtctcaaaaatgcgGGGAAAAGGAATGAAGAACTCACCAAGAAATGTACCGCACATTgtaagaaatgagtagatttaggattttttttggagGGCTAGGGAAATATATATCCAGGgaatcataattacataactAAAATTATTAGAACTTTAAAGCTCAAGGtcagcagcttttctttttttttttttttaaatttttacttttttattttttgtttggagaGGGGACTGCTaattttggtaatattttttgtaccttttattaattttttgctaatatctGCGTCATTTTTTCTTGAGTTGCTCAGTGCTTTTTGTCCCatggtttttgaaagaaatcaagcccgaGTTTCAAAAGGCGAAGACATTTTCAAGCCAATCGCAGCCTTCTTTTGAGATGAAAGGATGTAATgtcctttaagactttttaaggaacCCTGACAACGTCGGACCAAACATTAAATAATCAGCTGCGTTCATTCTGCTTATTGCCCAAATGCACGTGCTGCACTAAAATCCGAGCTCGGGAGCAGCTCCGTTCGGCCGCTGCTGGTCTTACTTGGCGTTGGTTCCGACCCAGTAGATGATTCCGTTCTCGTCGAAGTCGTGTTGGTGTCTGAATGTGAAGGTCTGTCCTTCCCTCAGTTTCCTCACGAAGACGAAGGACGAGCGCTCGAAGTCGTACCACTGCTTCGCCACCTGGAGGACGGAGAAGACGAAGAAACTGAGCGACATTCACATCAGAGAGAAACGCGTCGAGGCGACGCCTTTCCTCCGCCGCGTCTCCGTGACCGACTTCAACGGTTCGGATTTAACGTGAAAGCATCAGACAGCTGCTGAGCGCGTCCTCACCATCTTCAGCAGGTACTGCTCCAGAGACTCCACGGTGGCCAGCGGCTCCATCTTCAGCATGCGTCCCGTCCGGTCGATCAGAGCCGTCTCGCCCGGCGCTCGCTCCAGACGGAACCGCAATCTTCTCGTCAAGATCTGACCGGAACAAACGCACTCTGTTAAGACTGTCCTTCAGAGGACGGAGGTCACACGGGGTTCACACACATCGTCACGGGCATGTCAAAACTAACATGACTTCTGGAGAcccaaaataattttgaaaataagacattaatatgtttttacagtttcagtgataaaatgctgtcattttggtgatttttgaagaaaacatggctttttaatttttttgagaaaaaacaaaacccacaatTGCCCCCAATTTTTTACGTTATCTATAAAATTTGctacaaaaatattacaaaaaaatcttacattCCTTTCAGAGcccttttcttaaaaaaaaatataaaaagttattACTTTCAAACAACTGTTTTGTCCTACAACTGTCGAGGCCTGCCTCTGGGCCAGGGCGCAGGTGACAGGGCTCGCCGCTTGGTTGTTGACAATCTCTTGGGAAATTGTGACGTACTGTGCTTGCAAGAGACGTTTTTGGCAAAGCAAGATTTGGCAAAATTAAACACTCTAGACGTCAATTTTCATGGTGCTGGGGAATCTACAACTGATCTC
It includes:
- the LOC121937596 gene encoding E3 ubiquitin-protein ligase HECTD1-like; translation: MLKMEPLATVESLEQYLLKMVAKQWYDFERSSFVFVRKLREGQTFTFRHQHDFDENGIIYWVGTNAKTAYEWVNPAAYGLVVVTSSEGRNLPYGRLEDILSRDSSALNCHTNDDKNAWFAVDLGLWVIPSAYTLRHARGYGRSALRNWVFQVSKDGQNWTTLYTHVDDCSLNEPGSTATWPLDPSKEEKQGWRHIRIKQMGKNASGQTHYLSLSGLELYGTVTAVCEDQLGKAVKEAEANLRRQRRLFRSQVMKYIVPGARVVRGIDWKWRDQDGNPAGEGTVTGEAHNGKTLKLKTKTSTSSSSSSSSSSSSSSSSSSLSSSVPQLQESSDAHVQQLSSNLSNFSSQESSCV